The genomic segment AAGCTGGGCTTTATGGAATTGAATGGTGGTGTATCATTCATTGACAATTGATCTTCAGCCCAAAATGATGATTCGCGATGTACATATTGCGGACAGGCCACGTGAACGACTCATTAGACAAGGTGCGGAAAGTTTGTCCAATCAAGAGCTGATTGCGATATTGTTGCGCACAGGTACAAAACAGGAATCTGTTCTTGTTCTTGCTAACCGAATCTTATCCTCATTCGATAAAATCCAAGACTTGAAAGACGCTACTATTGAAGAATTGATGCTGGTAAAAGGAGTCGGTAAGGCGAAGGCGGTCCAAATCCTTGCTGCCGCAGAGATTGGCAAGCGGATGTATCGTAAGCATTCAGAGGGGCGATACACGATAAGGTCTCCGGAAGATGCAGCTGCCTATTTAATGACGGATATGGCCTCACTCAATCAAGAGCATTTCGTAGTGCTCTTTTTGAATGTTAAAAATGAAGTCCTTCATAAACAGACTATTTTTATCGGTAGCCTCAACTCCAGCATAGTTCATCCGCGTGAAATTTTTCGCGAAGCAGTAAAGCGGTCTGCCGCGTCAATAGTAGTTGCGCATAATCATCCGAGTGGAAACCCCTCACCATCTCCAGAAGATATCGAAGTAACGAAAAGATTAATTGAAGCGGGTTCGATTATGGGCATCGAAGTTCTCGACCACGTTATCATTGGAGATCACCAGTTTTTAAGCCTGAAAGAGAAGGGTTATATGTAAATTTATTCTGAAATAATGCTTCGAATGGCACGAAAAATGAATAAGGGTACATGTGACGCTGTGAATTTGCTCTTCTATCCGTTATACTATGGTGTATGATTTCATGAATGCCGTAATTAACGGTTTAGCAGAAAGGAAGAACACAATTGTTTGGATTTGGATCTAGAGATGTCGGGATTGACCTCGGCACAGCAAATACATTAGTTTTCATTAAAGGAAAAGGCATTGTCCTCAGAGAGCCTTCAGTAGTAGCGAAAAAT from the Sporosarcina psychrophila genome contains:
- the radC gene encoding RadC family protein, with protein sequence MIRDVHIADRPRERLIRQGAESLSNQELIAILLRTGTKQESVLVLANRILSSFDKIQDLKDATIEELMLVKGVGKAKAVQILAAAEIGKRMYRKHSEGRYTIRSPEDAAAYLMTDMASLNQEHFVVLFLNVKNEVLHKQTIFIGSLNSSIVHPREIFREAVKRSAASIVVAHNHPSGNPSPSPEDIEVTKRLIEAGSIMGIEVLDHVIIGDHQFLSLKEKGYM